In candidate division KSB1 bacterium, the following proteins share a genomic window:
- a CDS encoding inositol monophosphatase yields MNEHVIAHAKSLAPELHLAARAAEIGGRILLQYWQQLSESQIHEKAKGDLVTAADLAVERAVTEFLHRETPEIAIVAEEGTEVGGSGAVWYVDPLDGTTNFVQRFPVFAVSIGLAASGDQSHADLLCGIVFNPVSSDCFYAAKGRGSYRNGKRLRATAKRRLSDGMIATGFPRRYHDELPVYLREFAALFPHCRAIRRAGSAALDLCWTAQALFDGFWEHHLAPWDIAAGAMIVEEAGGICSDFDGGRAFLHSGDIIGAGPDIHPEFLRRIQAARKSP; encoded by the coding sequence GTGAACGAACACGTCATTGCCCACGCGAAATCCCTCGCTCCCGAATTGCACCTCGCCGCGCGCGCCGCGGAGATTGGCGGTCGCATTCTGCTCCAATACTGGCAGCAGCTTAGCGAATCCCAAATTCACGAAAAGGCCAAAGGCGATCTGGTCACCGCCGCCGATCTCGCCGTCGAACGCGCCGTGACCGAATTCCTGCACCGCGAAACGCCCGAAATCGCCATCGTAGCGGAAGAGGGCACGGAGGTTGGCGGCAGCGGTGCGGTCTGGTATGTCGATCCGCTCGATGGCACCACGAATTTCGTCCAGCGCTTCCCCGTCTTTGCCGTGAGCATCGGACTGGCCGCCAGCGGCGATCAATCGCACGCCGATCTGCTCTGCGGAATCGTGTTCAATCCCGTCAGCAGTGACTGCTTCTATGCCGCGAAAGGTCGCGGCAGCTACCGCAACGGCAAGCGGCTGCGCGCCACCGCCAAGCGCCGGCTGTCCGACGGCATGATCGCCACCGGATTTCCGCGCCGCTACCACGACGAGCTGCCGGTGTATCTGCGCGAGTTCGCCGCGCTGTTCCCGCACTGCCGCGCCATCCGCCGCGCCGGCTCCGCCGCGCTGGACCTCTGTTGGACCGCACAAGCCCTATTCGACGGCTTCTGGGAACACCATCTCGCGCCGTGGGATATTGCCGCCGGCGCGATGATCGTGGAAGAGGCGGGAGGCATTTGCTCCGATTTCGACGGAGGCCGTGCCTTCCTGCACAGCGGCGATATCATCGGAGCAGGACCCGATATTCACCCTGAATTCCTGCGACGAATCCAAGCCGCGCGCAAATCGCCGTGA